One region of Streptomyces davaonensis JCM 4913 genomic DNA includes:
- the mltG gene encoding endolytic transglycosylase MltG, whose protein sequence is MTEYGRGQGSEPWHPEDPYYGDGGWGGQQAQQGQQSPYGGQPQHYPEQPQQPQQQYGDWGTGQQAAYGQQGHGQNQQYGQQQYTGQGYQQQGYDNNGWGTGTHGQVPYNDPQDPYGQQAATYGGQQQPDYYGTPEAYPPPEPPSRRRAEPEPRTDWDPGPDQGEHAFFSGRDDDDDDLDDGSGGRGDRRGRGGKPKKRRSGCACLVVLLVFGGGVAGVGYFGYQFYQDRFGDAPDYTGSGNGEQVTVEIPKGAGGYAIGQELKAKGVVKSVDAFVSAQQQNPKGNTIQAGVYTLEKEMSADSAVDLMLSPESQNNLIIPEGTRNVAVYELIDSRLELDKGTTAKVAKEKAKSLGLPDWAKNHENVKDPLEGFLYPSSYPVTKGQKPEAVLKQMVTRAAETYEEMGLEKKAESVGLDDPWQLLTVASLVQAEGTSHEDFRKMAEVIYNRLKPGNPQTYGALEFDSTYNYVKNQSKIDLTIAELKQYDNPYNTYFVKGLPPGPIDNPGEDALKGALKPTDDGWYYFISLDGKTSKFTKTLAEHQELVDEFNASR, encoded by the coding sequence ATGACTGAGTATGGCCGGGGCCAAGGCTCCGAACCGTGGCATCCCGAGGACCCGTACTACGGGGACGGTGGATGGGGAGGACAGCAGGCCCAGCAGGGTCAGCAGTCCCCCTACGGCGGCCAGCCACAGCACTATCCGGAGCAGCCGCAGCAGCCGCAGCAGCAGTACGGCGACTGGGGTACCGGTCAGCAGGCCGCATACGGCCAGCAGGGCCACGGGCAGAACCAGCAGTACGGCCAGCAGCAGTACACGGGCCAGGGATACCAGCAGCAGGGCTACGACAACAACGGCTGGGGCACCGGCACGCACGGGCAGGTCCCGTACAACGACCCGCAGGATCCTTACGGCCAGCAGGCCGCCACCTACGGCGGGCAGCAGCAGCCGGACTACTACGGCACGCCCGAGGCGTACCCGCCACCGGAGCCGCCGAGCCGACGACGGGCCGAGCCGGAGCCGCGCACCGACTGGGACCCGGGTCCCGACCAAGGCGAACACGCCTTCTTCTCGGGCCGCGACGACGATGACGACGACCTCGACGACGGGTCGGGGGGCCGGGGCGACCGGCGGGGCCGGGGTGGCAAGCCCAAGAAACGCCGCAGCGGATGCGCCTGTCTGGTGGTGCTGCTGGTGTTCGGCGGCGGCGTCGCAGGTGTCGGATATTTCGGGTATCAGTTTTACCAGGATCGTTTCGGCGACGCGCCGGACTACACGGGCAGCGGCAATGGCGAGCAGGTCACCGTAGAGATCCCCAAGGGTGCCGGTGGTTATGCCATCGGTCAGGAACTCAAGGCCAAGGGCGTCGTCAAGAGCGTCGACGCGTTCGTCTCCGCCCAGCAGCAGAACCCCAAGGGCAACACCATCCAGGCGGGGGTCTACACCCTGGAGAAGGAGATGTCCGCCGACAGCGCGGTCGATCTGATGCTCAGCCCGGAGAGCCAGAACAACCTGATCATCCCCGAGGGCACGCGCAACGTCGCGGTCTACGAGCTGATCGACTCACGCCTCGAACTCGACAAGGGCACCACGGCGAAGGTCGCCAAGGAGAAGGCGAAGAGCCTCGGCCTGCCCGACTGGGCGAAGAACCACGAGAACGTCAAGGATCCGCTGGAGGGCTTCCTCTACCCGTCCAGCTATCCGGTGACCAAGGGGCAGAAGCCCGAGGCCGTCCTCAAGCAGATGGTCACCCGGGCCGCCGAGACCTACGAGGAGATGGGCCTGGAGAAGAAGGCCGAGAGCGTCGGCCTCGACGACCCCTGGCAGCTCCTCACCGTGGCGAGCCTCGTCCAGGCCGAGGGCACCAGCCACGAGGACTTCCGCAAGATGGCCGAGGTCATCTACAACCGCCTCAAGCCGGGCAACCCGCAGACGTACGGCGCCCTGGAGTTCGATTCCACGTACAACTACGTGAAGAACCAGAGCAAGATCGACCTGACGATCGCCGAGCTGAAGCAGTACGACAACCCCTACAACACGTACTTCGTCAAGGGCCTGCCGCCCGGCCCGATCGACAACCCCGGCGAGGACGCGCTCAAGGGCGCACTGAAGCCGACGGACGACGGCTGGTACTACTTCATCTCGCTCGACGGCAAGACCAGCAAGTTCACCAAGACGCTCGCCGAGCACCAAGAGCTCGTCGACGAGTTCAACGCATCGCGGTAG
- the ruvX gene encoding Holliday junction resolvase RuvX, with amino-acid sequence MRRGRRLAIDVGDARIGVASCDPDGILATPVETVPGRDVPAAQRRLKQLVEEYEPIEVVVGLPRSLKGGEGPAAVKVRGFAQELAKGIAPVPVRLVDERMTTVTASQGLRASGVKSKKGRSVIDQAAAVIILQQALESERVSGKAPGEGVEVVI; translated from the coding sequence ATGCGCAGAGGACGTCGGCTCGCCATCGACGTCGGGGACGCCCGCATCGGGGTCGCCTCGTGCGACCCCGACGGGATCCTCGCCACCCCGGTGGAGACGGTCCCCGGCCGGGATGTCCCCGCGGCCCAGCGCCGGTTGAAGCAGCTGGTCGAGGAGTACGAGCCGATCGAGGTCGTCGTCGGACTCCCGCGCTCCCTCAAGGGGGGCGAGGGCCCGGCCGCGGTCAAGGTCCGCGGCTTCGCCCAGGAGCTCGCCAAGGGCATCGCCCCCGTGCCGGTGCGGCTCGTGGACGAGAGAATGACCACGGTGACGGCCAGTCAGGGACTGCGTGCTTCCGGGGTGAAGTCGAAAAAGGGCAGATCGGTCATTGACCAGGCAGCCGCTGTGATCATCCTCCAGCAGGCCCTGGAATCCGAACGGGTGTCAGGTAAAGCACCCGGCGAGGGCGTCGAAGTGGTCATCTGA
- a CDS encoding DUF948 domain-containing protein — MHTVSGGEVAGILVAVFWAILVSFLAVALVRLAQTLRATTKLVADVTEQAVPLLADASSAVRSAQTQIDRVDAIASDVQEVTSNASALSTTVASTFGGPLVKVAAFGYGVRRAIAGRKDDVPVREPRRTVIVGRTVPAARRSKRKKG, encoded by the coding sequence GTGCACACAGTGTCCGGTGGAGAGGTGGCCGGGATCCTGGTGGCCGTGTTCTGGGCGATCCTGGTCTCCTTCCTCGCCGTGGCACTGGTGAGGCTGGCCCAGACGCTCAGGGCGACCACCAAGCTGGTCGCGGACGTGACCGAGCAGGCAGTGCCGCTCCTGGCGGACGCCTCCTCGGCGGTGCGCTCGGCGCAGACCCAGATCGACCGGGTCGACGCCATCGCCTCCGACGTCCAGGAGGTCACCTCCAACGCCTCCGCGCTGTCCACCACGGTGGCCTCCACCTTCGGCGGCCCCCTGGTCAAGGTCGCGGCCTTCGGCTACGGCGTGCGCCGGGCCATTGCGGGCCGCAAGGACGACGTGCCCGTGCGAGAACCCCGGCGTACCGTGATCGTGGGCCGCACCGTTCCGGCCGCACGGCGGAGCAAGCGGAAGAAGGGCTGA
- the alaS gene encoding alanine--tRNA ligase has product MESAEIRRRWLSFFEERGHTVVPSASLIADDPTLLLVPAGMVPFKPYFLGEVKPPFDRATSVQKCVRTPDIEEVGKTTRHGTFFQMCGNFSFGDYFKEGAIKYAWELLTSPQDKGGYGLEPEKLWITVYKDDDEAERIWHEVVGVPKERIQRLGMKDNYWSMGVPGPCGPCSEINYDRGPEFGVEGGPAVNDERYVEIWNLVFMQYERGEGIGKDNFEILGELPSKNIDTGLGLERLAMILQGVQNMYEIDTSMAVIKKATELTGVAYGDAHGSDVSLRVVTDHMRTAVMLIGDGVTPGNEGRGYVLRRIMRRAIRNMRLLGATGPVVNDLVDTVIAMMGQQYPELVTDRERIEKVALAEENAFLKTLKAGTNILDTAVGDTKAAGGTVLAGDKAFLLHDTWGFPIDLTLEMAAEQGLSVDEDGFRRLMKEQRERAKADAQAKKTGHADMGAYREIADSAGETEFIGYSDTEGESTIVGILVDGVSSPAATEGDEVEIVLDRTPFYAEGGGQIGDTGRIKADSGAVIEIRDCQKPVPGVYVHKGVVQVGEVTVGAKAQASIDNFRRKAIARAHSATHLTHQALRDALGPTAAQAGSENQPGRFRFDFGSPSAVPTAVMTDVEQKINEVLARDLDVRADVMGIDEAKKQGAIAEFGEKYGERVRVVTIGDFSKELCGGTHVHNTAQLGLVKLLGESSIGSGVRRIEALVGVDAYNFLAREHTVVAQLQELIKGRPEELPEKVSAMLGKLKDAEKEIEKFRAEKVLQAAAGLAESAKDVRGIALVTGQVPDGTTADDLRKLVLDVRGRIQGGRAAVVALFTTVNGKPLTVIATNEAARERGLKAGDLVRTAAKTLGGGGGGKPDVAQGGGQNPAAIGEAVDAVERLVGETAK; this is encoded by the coding sequence ATGGAGTCGGCTGAGATCCGCCGCCGCTGGCTGAGCTTCTTCGAGGAGCGCGGGCACACCGTCGTCCCTTCGGCGTCGCTCATCGCGGACGACCCGACTCTGCTCCTCGTCCCGGCCGGCATGGTGCCCTTCAAGCCCTACTTCCTGGGCGAGGTCAAGCCGCCCTTCGACCGCGCCACCAGCGTGCAGAAGTGCGTGCGCACGCCGGACATCGAAGAGGTCGGCAAGACCACCCGGCACGGCACGTTCTTCCAGATGTGCGGCAACTTCTCCTTCGGCGACTACTTCAAGGAAGGCGCCATCAAGTACGCCTGGGAGCTGCTCACCAGCCCCCAGGACAAGGGTGGTTACGGCCTGGAGCCGGAGAAGCTCTGGATCACCGTCTACAAGGACGACGACGAGGCCGAGCGCATCTGGCACGAGGTCGTCGGAGTGCCGAAGGAGCGCATCCAGCGCCTCGGCATGAAGGACAACTACTGGTCCATGGGGGTTCCCGGACCCTGCGGCCCCTGCTCCGAGATCAACTACGACCGCGGCCCCGAGTTCGGCGTCGAGGGCGGCCCCGCCGTCAACGACGAGCGGTACGTGGAGATCTGGAACCTCGTGTTCATGCAGTACGAGCGGGGCGAGGGCATCGGCAAGGACAACTTCGAGATCCTCGGAGAACTGCCGAGCAAGAACATCGACACCGGCCTCGGTCTTGAGCGGCTCGCCATGATTCTTCAGGGCGTGCAGAACATGTACGAGATCGACACCTCCATGGCCGTCATCAAGAAGGCCACCGAGCTGACCGGCGTGGCCTACGGCGACGCCCATGGCTCCGACGTCTCCCTGCGCGTGGTCACCGACCACATGCGCACCGCCGTGATGCTCATCGGCGACGGCGTCACCCCGGGCAACGAGGGCCGTGGCTACGTCCTGCGCCGCATCATGCGCCGCGCCATCCGCAACATGCGCCTCCTCGGCGCCACCGGACCGGTCGTGAACGACCTGGTCGACACCGTGATCGCGATGATGGGCCAGCAGTACCCGGAGCTGGTCACCGACCGCGAGCGGATCGAGAAGGTCGCCCTCGCCGAGGAGAACGCCTTCCTCAAGACGCTGAAGGCCGGCACCAACATCCTCGACACCGCCGTCGGCGACACCAAGGCCGCCGGCGGCACCGTCCTCGCCGGCGACAAGGCCTTCCTGCTCCACGACACCTGGGGCTTCCCGATCGACCTCACCCTGGAGATGGCCGCCGAGCAGGGCCTGTCCGTGGACGAGGACGGCTTCCGGCGCCTGATGAAGGAGCAGCGGGAGCGCGCCAAGGCCGACGCCCAGGCCAAGAAGACCGGCCACGCCGACATGGGCGCCTACCGGGAGATCGCCGACAGCGCCGGTGAGACCGAGTTCATCGGCTACAGCGACACCGAGGGCGAGTCCACGATCGTCGGCATCCTCGTCGACGGCGTCTCCTCCCCGGCCGCCACCGAGGGCGACGAGGTCGAGATCGTCCTCGACCGCACCCCGTTCTACGCCGAGGGCGGCGGCCAGATCGGCGACACCGGCCGCATCAAGGCCGACTCCGGTGCCGTCATCGAGATCCGCGACTGCCAGAAGCCGGTCCCGGGCGTCTACGTGCACAAGGGCGTCGTCCAGGTCGGCGAGGTGACCGTCGGCGCCAAGGCCCAGGCCTCCATCGACAACTTCCGCCGCAAGGCCATCGCCCGCGCCCACTCGGCCACCCACCTCACCCACCAGGCGCTGCGCGACGCCCTCGGCCCGACGGCCGCCCAGGCCGGTTCCGAGAACCAGCCCGGCCGCTTCCGCTTCGACTTCGGCTCGCCGTCCGCCGTGCCCACGGCCGTGATGACCGACGTCGAGCAGAAGATCAACGAGGTGCTCGCCCGCGACCTGGACGTCCGCGCCGACGTCATGGGCATCGACGAGGCCAAGAAGCAGGGCGCCATCGCCGAGTTCGGCGAGAAGTACGGCGAGCGCGTCCGCGTCGTGACCATCGGCGACTTCTCCAAGGAGCTGTGCGGCGGCACGCATGTGCACAACACCGCCCAGCTCGGTCTGGTCAAGCTGCTCGGCGAGTCCTCGATCGGCTCGGGTGTGCGCCGTATCGAGGCCCTCGTCGGCGTCGACGCCTACAACTTCCTCGCCCGTGAGCACACGGTCGTCGCCCAGCTCCAGGAGCTGATCAAGGGCCGCCCGGAGGAGCTCCCGGAGAAGGTCTCCGCCATGCTCGGCAAGCTGAAGGACGCCGAGAAGGAGATCGAGAAGTTCCGCGCCGAGAAGGTGCTCCAGGCCGCCGCCGGTCTCGCCGAGTCCGCCAAGGACGTCCGGGGCATCGCCCTGGTCACCGGCCAGGTCCCGGACGGCACCACCGCCGACGACCTGCGCAAGCTCGTGCTCGACGTGCGCGGTCGCATCCAGGGCGGCCGGGCCGCCGTGGTGGCCCTGTTCACCACCGTCAACGGCAAGCCGCTCACGGTCATCGCCACCAACGAGGCCGCCCGCGAGCGCGGTCTGAAGGCCGGCGATTTGGTCCGTACGGCCGCCAAGACCCTCGGCGGCGGCGGTGGCGGCAAGCCGGACGTCGCCCAGGGCGGCGGCCAGAACCCGGCCGCCATCGGCGAGGCCGTGGACGCCGTGGAGCGTCTGGTCGGGGAGACGGCCAAGTAA
- a CDS encoding shikimate dehydrogenase — MTVQGTDARRAAVLGSPIAHSLSPVLHRAAYEELGLTGWTYDRFDVDEDALPGFFDGLGPEWAGLSLTMPLKRAVIPLLDEVSETARSVEAVNTVVFTDAGRRLGDNTDIPGMVAALRERGIEQVDSAAILGAGATASSALAALARICTGEVVAYVRSAARAAEMRQWGERLDIEVRTADWSDAAEALRAPLVIATTPAGTTDELAAAVPERPATLFDVLYEPWPTTLAARWSAYGGAVVSGLDLLVHQAVLQVEQMTGRAPAPLDAMRKAGEHALDAR; from the coding sequence ATGACAGTTCAGGGCACTGACGCCCGTCGGGCCGCGGTGCTCGGCTCGCCCATCGCCCACTCCCTCTCCCCGGTGCTGCACCGCGCCGCATACGAGGAGCTGGGGCTGACCGGTTGGACGTACGACCGGTTCGACGTGGACGAGGACGCGCTGCCCGGCTTCTTCGACGGGCTCGGTCCGGAGTGGGCCGGGCTGTCGCTGACCATGCCGCTGAAGCGGGCGGTCATCCCGTTGCTCGACGAGGTCAGCGAGACGGCCCGCTCGGTCGAGGCGGTCAACACCGTCGTGTTCACCGACGCCGGCCGCCGGCTCGGCGACAACACAGACATCCCCGGCATGGTCGCGGCCCTCCGCGAACGCGGCATCGAACAGGTCGACTCCGCCGCGATCCTGGGCGCCGGTGCCACCGCCTCCTCCGCCCTGGCCGCCCTCGCCCGGATCTGCACCGGCGAGGTCGTGGCCTACGTCCGCAGCGCCGCCCGTGCCGCGGAGATGCGCCAGTGGGGCGAACGCCTCGACATCGAGGTGCGTACGGCGGACTGGTCCGACGCCGCCGAGGCGCTCCGCGCGCCCCTGGTCATCGCCACCACTCCGGCCGGTACGACGGACGAGCTCGCCGCCGCCGTTCCGGAGCGGCCCGCCACGCTCTTCGATGTGCTGTACGAACCGTGGCCGACGACGCTCGCCGCGCGCTGGTCCGCGTACGGCGGCGCTGTGGTCAGTGGCCTCGACCTGTTGGTGCATCAGGCGGTGCTCCAGGTCGAGCAGATGACCGGACGGGCTCCGGCCCCGTTGGACGCCATGCGGAAAGCGGGCGAACACGCGCTCGACGCCCGCTAA
- the rpsD gene encoding 30S ribosomal protein S4, translating into MANQSRPKVKKSRALGIALTPKAVKYFEARPYPPGEHGRGRKQNSDYKVRLLEKQRLRAQYDVSERQLVRAYERASKVQGKTGEALIIELERRLDALVLRSGIARTIYQARQMVVHGHIEVNGQKVDKPSFRVRPDDVVMVRERSREKTLFSIAREGGFAPEGETPRYLQVNLKALAFRLDREPNRKEIPVICDEQLVVEYYAR; encoded by the coding sequence GTGGCGAACCAGTCCCGCCCCAAGGTCAAGAAGTCGCGTGCCCTCGGCATCGCGCTGACCCCGAAGGCCGTCAAGTACTTCGAGGCCCGTCCCTACCCGCCGGGTGAGCACGGCCGCGGCCGCAAGCAGAACTCGGACTACAAGGTCCGTCTGCTGGAGAAGCAGCGTCTGCGTGCGCAGTACGACGTGTCCGAGCGTCAGCTCGTCCGCGCCTACGAGCGTGCCTCCAAGGTTCAGGGCAAGACCGGTGAGGCCCTGATCATCGAGCTCGAGCGTCGTCTCGACGCCCTGGTGCTGCGTTCGGGCATCGCCCGCACCATCTACCAGGCCCGTCAGATGGTCGTGCACGGCCACATCGAGGTCAACGGCCAGAAGGTCGACAAGCCGTCGTTCCGCGTCCGTCCCGACGATGTCGTGATGGTCCGCGAGCGCAGCCGCGAGAAGACCCTCTTCTCCATCGCCCGTGAGGGCGGCTTCGCCCCCGAGGGCGAGACCCCGCGCTACCTCCAGGTGAACCTCAAGGCCCTGGCGTTCCGCCTGGACCGTGAGCCGAACCGCAAGGAGATCCCGGTGATCTGCGACGAGCAGCTCGTCGTCGAGTACTACGCCCGTTGA
- a CDS encoding ATP-binding protein, whose protein sequence is MRDGQGEDTPVAGNLPLELDAFVGRTAELAGLADALDGTRLVTVTGVGGVGKSRLAARAAARSVPPDGVWRVELAAVRDPEFVDHAVVAALGLTDHTTRPPRETLLDRLAERELLLLLDGFEHLVESCAELVTELLGRAPGLRVLAVGRRPLSVAGERLFPLAPLGEDEAVELFTDRAALHGVEVAGDADVRELCRRLDGLPLAVELAAGRLRALSPGQLLARLDDRFRLLTRAGGDSPWRHRTLRTAIGWSHELCTPEERLLWARLSVFAGRFDLEAVEYVCSGHGLHSDEVLDVLSELLAQSVVSREETGSGVRYRMLDTVRAYGAEWLTATGDAERLRRRHRDWYLGLATWCELDWFSPRQSEVAARIEAELPNLRSALEHCLSEPDEAHLGQLLAGSLWFYWVGCGRLSEGRHWLDQAVRLDSGHEESRLKALWVLGYVAILQGDTVAALAALHECGEAAELSVNEIAAAYAEHRTGCLALVSDDMAGAEALLRSALDRYEEIGELNSNVLMGQVELGMTRAFQGDLAEAVRLCEDVRRVCEDHGERWARSYALYVLAYAAWREDDQGRARELLTDCLGSAHSFHDLLGSVLTVELLALVTVTEGDAAEAAVLQGAAGRMWPSVGLPLFGSAYYNAPHELCEAMARERLGEERYEECVRAGALLDREAAVTRALGLGRPTAQALEALPMPRGPVRQTKVTPDTQEPAASPTRKGGETAG, encoded by the coding sequence ATGCGGGATGGACAGGGTGAGGACACCCCGGTGGCCGGCAATCTGCCTCTGGAACTCGACGCGTTCGTCGGGCGTACGGCCGAGCTCGCGGGGCTGGCCGATGCGCTCGACGGGACGCGGCTGGTGACGGTGACCGGCGTGGGCGGGGTGGGCAAGTCCCGGCTGGCGGCGCGCGCCGCCGCCCGGTCGGTGCCGCCGGACGGGGTGTGGCGGGTGGAGCTGGCGGCGGTGCGCGATCCCGAATTCGTCGACCACGCGGTGGTGGCGGCGCTGGGGCTGACCGACCACACCACGCGCCCGCCGCGCGAGACGCTCCTGGACCGGCTCGCCGAGCGTGAACTCCTGCTGCTTCTGGACGGGTTCGAGCATCTGGTGGAGTCCTGCGCGGAGCTGGTGACCGAGCTGCTGGGCCGGGCGCCGGGGCTGCGGGTGCTCGCCGTGGGCCGCAGACCGCTCTCGGTGGCGGGTGAGCGGCTGTTCCCGCTGGCGCCGCTGGGCGAGGACGAGGCGGTGGAGCTGTTCACGGACCGGGCTGCCCTGCACGGGGTGGAGGTCGCGGGCGACGCGGACGTACGGGAGCTGTGCCGTCGGCTGGACGGGCTCCCGCTGGCCGTGGAGCTGGCGGCCGGCCGGCTGCGGGCGCTGTCCCCCGGGCAGCTGCTGGCCCGGCTCGACGACCGGTTCCGGCTGCTGACCCGGGCCGGCGGGGACTCGCCGTGGCGGCATCGGACGCTGCGTACGGCGATCGGCTGGAGCCATGAACTGTGCACGCCCGAGGAGCGGTTGCTGTGGGCGCGGCTGTCGGTGTTCGCCGGGCGCTTCGACCTGGAGGCGGTGGAGTACGTGTGCAGTGGGCACGGTCTGCACTCCGACGAAGTGCTCGACGTGCTCTCGGAACTCCTCGCGCAGTCGGTGGTCTCCCGCGAGGAGACCGGCTCGGGGGTGCGGTACCGCATGCTCGACACCGTCCGGGCCTACGGCGCGGAGTGGCTCACGGCCACCGGTGACGCGGAGCGGCTGCGGCGCCGGCACCGCGACTGGTATCTGGGCCTGGCGACCTGGTGCGAGCTGGACTGGTTCTCGCCGCGCCAGTCCGAGGTCGCCGCGCGCATAGAGGCGGAGCTGCCGAATCTGCGCAGTGCGCTGGAGCACTGTCTGTCCGAGCCCGACGAGGCGCATCTGGGCCAGCTCCTCGCGGGCTCCCTGTGGTTCTACTGGGTCGGCTGCGGGCGGCTGTCGGAGGGGCGGCACTGGCTGGACCAGGCCGTGCGGCTGGACTCCGGCCATGAGGAGTCCCGGCTGAAGGCCCTGTGGGTGCTCGGCTATGTGGCGATCCTCCAGGGCGACACGGTCGCCGCGCTCGCGGCCCTGCACGAGTGCGGCGAGGCGGCGGAGCTGTCGGTGAACGAAATCGCGGCCGCCTACGCCGAGCACCGCACCGGCTGTCTGGCCCTGGTCAGCGACGACATGGCCGGTGCTGAAGCGTTGCTGCGCTCGGCGCTGGACCGCTACGAGGAGATCGGCGAGCTCAACAGCAACGTCCTGATGGGGCAGGTGGAGCTGGGGATGACCCGGGCCTTCCAGGGCGATCTGGCCGAGGCGGTGCGGCTGTGCGAGGACGTGCGCCGGGTGTGCGAGGACCACGGTGAGCGCTGGGCCCGGTCGTACGCGCTGTACGTGTTGGCGTACGCGGCCTGGCGCGAGGACGATCAGGGCCGGGCGCGGGAGCTGCTGACGGACTGTCTGGGCAGCGCGCACTCCTTCCACGATCTGCTGGGCTCGGTGCTCACGGTGGAGCTGCTGGCCCTGGTCACCGTGACCGAGGGGGACGCGGCGGAGGCCGCGGTGCTGCAAGGGGCGGCCGGTCGGATGTGGCCCTCGGTGGGGCTGCCGCTGTTCGGCTCGGCCTACTACAACGCCCCGCACGAGCTGTGCGAGGCCATGGCCCGGGAGCGGCTGGGCGAGGAACGGTACGAGGAGTGCGTACGGGCCGGTGCCCTGCTGGACCGGGAGGCGGCGGTGACCCGGGCGCTGGGTCTCGGTCGGCCGACGGCGCAGGCGCTGGAGGCGCTGCCGATGCCGCGCGGGCCGGTGCGGCAGACCAAGGTCACCCCGGACACGCAAGAACCCGCCGCCTCGCCCACCCGGAAGGGCGGGGAGACGGCGGGCTGA
- a CDS encoding replication-associated recombination protein A, with amino-acid sequence MEPDLFTAAAEERQEKDPAASPLAVRMRPRTLDEVVGQQHLLKPGSPLRRLVGESGGGPAGPSSVILWGPPGTGKTTLAYVVSKATNKRFVELSAITAGVKEVRAVIEGARRATGGFGKETVLFLDEIHRFSKAQQDSLLPAVENRWVTLIAATTENPYFSVISPLLSRSLLLTLEPLTDDDLRGLLHRARTDERGLKGAVTLPGDTEDHLLRIAGGDARRALTALEAAAGAALDKGEEAISLTTLEETVDRAAVKYDRDGDQHYDVASALIKSIRGSDVDAALHYLARMIEAGEDPRFIARRLMISASEDIGLADPNALPIAVAAAQAVAMIGFPEAALTLSHATIALALAPKSNSATTAIGAALEDVRKGLAGAVPPHLRDGHYKGAAKLGHAQGYVYPHDLPEGIAEQQYAPDALKDREYYAPTRHGTEARYADAVEWTRKHLGRRRS; translated from the coding sequence GTGGAGCCCGACCTGTTCACCGCCGCCGCGGAAGAACGCCAGGAGAAAGACCCGGCCGCCAGCCCCCTGGCCGTCCGGATGCGCCCGCGCACCCTCGACGAGGTGGTGGGCCAGCAGCACCTGCTCAAGCCCGGCTCGCCGCTGCGCAGACTGGTCGGCGAGTCCGGTGGCGGCCCCGCCGGACCCTCCTCGGTGATCCTCTGGGGCCCGCCCGGCACCGGCAAGACGACCCTGGCGTACGTCGTCTCCAAGGCGACCAACAAGCGCTTCGTGGAGCTGTCCGCGATCACCGCGGGCGTCAAGGAGGTCCGCGCGGTCATCGAGGGCGCGCGCCGCGCCACCGGCGGCTTCGGCAAGGAGACCGTCCTCTTCCTCGACGAGATCCACCGCTTCAGCAAGGCCCAGCAGGACTCCCTGCTCCCGGCGGTGGAGAACCGCTGGGTGACCCTGATCGCGGCGACCACCGAGAACCCCTACTTCTCGGTCATCTCCCCGCTGCTGTCCCGCTCCCTGCTGCTGACCCTCGAACCCCTCACGGACGACGACCTCCGGGGCCTTCTGCACCGGGCCCGCACCGACGAGCGCGGCCTCAAGGGCGCCGTCACCCTCCCCGGCGATACCGAGGACCACCTCCTGCGCATCGCGGGCGGCGACGCCCGGCGCGCCCTGACCGCCCTGGAGGCCGCCGCCGGTGCCGCCCTCGACAAGGGCGAGGAGGCGATCTCCCTCACCACCCTGGAGGAGACCGTCGACCGCGCCGCCGTGAAGTACGACCGCGACGGCGATCAGCACTACGACGTGGCCAGCGCCCTGATCAAGTCCATCCGCGGCTCCGACGTCGACGCCGCCCTGCACTACCTGGCCCGGATGATCGAGGCCGGCGAGGACCCCCGGTTCATCGCCCGCCGCCTGATGATCTCCGCCAGCGAGGACATCGGCCTCGCCGATCCGAACGCCCTGCCCATCGCGGTCGCCGCCGCCCAGGCCGTCGCCATGATCGGCTTTCCCGAGGCCGCCCTCACCCTCAGCCACGCCACCATCGCCCTCGCCCTGGCCCCGAAGTCCAACTCCGCGACGACCGCGATCGGCGCCGCCCTGGAGGACGTACGCAAGGGGCTGGCCGGGGCCGTGCCGCCGCATCTCAGGGACGGTCACTACAAGGGCGCCGCCAAGCTCGGGCACGCGCAGGGATATGTGTATCCGCACGACCTGCCCGAGGGCATCGCCGAGCAGCAGTACGCCCCGGACGCCCTGAAGGACCGCGAGTACTACGCCCCGACCCGGCACGGCACGGAGGCGCGGTACGCGGACGCGGTGGAGTGGACCAGGAAGCACCTCGGTCGCAGGCGGTCCTGA